In Chlorocebus sabaeus isolate Y175 chromosome 11, mChlSab1.0.hap1, whole genome shotgun sequence, one DNA window encodes the following:
- the YAF2 gene encoding YY1-associated factor 2 isoform X2 produces MMTYIFIRKPRPVSQLVAQQVTQQFVPPTQSKKEKKDKVEKEKNEKETTSKKNSHKKTRPRLKNVDRSSAQHLEVTVGDLTVIITDFKEKTKSPPASSAASADQHSQSGSSSDNTERGMSRSSSPRGEASSLNGESH; encoded by the exons GAAACCTCGACCTGTCTCCCAGTTGGTTGCACAGCAGGTTACTCAGCAGTTTGTGCCTCCTACAcagtcaaagaaagagaaaaaagataaagtagaaaaagaaaaaaatgaaaaggaaacaacTAGCAAAAAGAATAGCCATAAGAAAACCAG accAAGATTGAAAAATGTGGATCGGAGTAGTGCTCAGCATTTGGAAGTTACCGTTGGAGATCTGACAGTCATTATTACAGACTTTAAGGAGAAAACAAAGTCACCACCTGCATCTAGTGCTGCTTCTGCAGATCAACACAGTCAAAGCGGCTCTAGCTCTGATAACACAGAGAGAGGAATGTCCAGGTCATCTTCACCCAGAGGAGAAGCCTCATCATTGAATGGAGAATCtcattaa